A window of Komagataeibacter medellinensis NBRC 3288 contains these coding sequences:
- a CDS encoding thiamine pyrophosphate-dependent dehydrogenase E1 component subunit alpha, producing MQIARETLLRSYRSMRTIRMFEERLHVEFATGEIPGFVHLYCGEEASAVGVCANLTDNDTIASTHRGHGHCIAKGVGVAGMMAEIYGRSTGVCRGKGGSMHIADLTCGMLGANGIVGGGPPLICGAALSHKTLGDGAVAVAFYGDGASNEGTTLESLNLASVWQLPAVFVVEDNGYGEATAASYACAGSQKARAAAFGMPYIECDGSDYFAVHQAAGEAIAHARGGNGPAMLHVHLQRWYGHFEGDAMTYRAPDEVAEARRDHDCLKLFRDRVTQAGLFEGSALDEVDAAVADEIEAAVIRAKNDPLPQAPDLMADVYVRY from the coding sequence ATGCAAATAGCGCGTGAAACGCTGCTGCGCTCATACCGGTCGATGCGTACCATCCGTATGTTTGAAGAGCGCCTGCATGTTGAATTCGCAACCGGCGAAATACCCGGCTTCGTGCACCTGTACTGCGGCGAGGAAGCCTCGGCTGTGGGCGTGTGCGCCAACCTGACCGATAACGATACCATTGCCAGTACCCATCGTGGCCACGGGCACTGCATTGCCAAGGGCGTGGGGGTTGCGGGCATGATGGCCGAGATCTATGGCCGCAGCACCGGCGTGTGCCGGGGCAAGGGCGGGTCAATGCATATTGCCGACCTGACCTGTGGCATGCTGGGGGCCAACGGCATTGTGGGCGGCGGCCCGCCGCTGATCTGTGGTGCCGCCCTGTCGCACAAGACGCTGGGTGATGGCGCGGTGGCCGTTGCCTTCTATGGCGATGGCGCCTCTAACGAGGGCACAACGCTTGAAAGCCTGAACCTTGCCAGCGTCTGGCAGTTGCCCGCCGTGTTCGTGGTGGAAGATAATGGCTATGGCGAGGCCACGGCTGCATCCTATGCCTGTGCCGGTAGTCAGAAGGCGCGGGCAGCGGCCTTCGGTATGCCCTATATCGAGTGTGACGGCTCGGACTATTTTGCCGTGCACCAGGCGGCGGGCGAAGCGATTGCCCATGCACGCGGTGGCAACGGCCCGGCTATGCTGCATGTGCACCTGCAACGCTGGTATGGCCATTTTGAAGGCGATGCCATGACCTATCGTGCCCCCGATGAGGTGGCCGAGGCCCGGCGTGACCATGACTGCCTCAAGCTGTTCCGCGACCGCGTGACCCAGGCGGGCCTGTTCGAGGGCAGCGCACTGGACGAGGTGGATGCCGCCGTAGCCGATGAGATCGAGGCCGCCGTCATCCGTGCCAAGAATGACCCGCTGCCCCAGGCGCCCGATCTGATGGCTGATGTCTACGTCCGTTACTGA
- the msrQ gene encoding protein-methionine-sulfoxide reductase heme-binding subunit MsrQ: MPYLSGTRRNRLLVPWPGETGALGLLGLLPATLYFWYGAHDELGPDPVNVFERWLGLWAVRFLLAGLAVTPLRALTGLNLIRYRRLLGLLAFCYVCLHVGVYVGLDQQGNIGVLVRDVTQRPFLMVGFAAFMLLVPLAATSNRASMRYLGRRWGRLHRLVYVVAGLAAVHFLMAFKTYNATSVSYAALLMAMVAWRGWAAWGRWRART; encoded by the coding sequence ATGCCCTATCTGTCCGGCACGCGCCGCAACCGCCTGCTTGTGCCATGGCCGGGCGAGACAGGAGCGCTGGGCCTGCTGGGCCTGCTGCCGGCTACCCTCTATTTCTGGTATGGCGCGCATGATGAACTGGGACCGGACCCGGTCAATGTGTTTGAACGCTGGCTGGGACTGTGGGCGGTGCGTTTCCTGCTGGCGGGGCTTGCGGTGACACCACTGCGCGCGCTGACCGGGCTGAACCTGATCCGCTACCGCCGTCTGCTAGGGCTGCTGGCCTTCTGTTACGTGTGCCTGCATGTAGGGGTGTATGTGGGGCTGGACCAGCAGGGCAATATCGGTGTGCTGGTACGCGACGTGACGCAGCGCCCATTCCTTATGGTCGGGTTTGCCGCCTTCATGCTGCTGGTGCCGCTGGCGGCTACGTCCAATCGTGCGTCCATGCGCTATCTTGGTAGGCGATGGGGCAGGCTGCACCGGCTGGTCTATGTGGTGGCCGGGCTTGCAGCCGTGCATTTTCTCATGGCGTTCAAGACCTATAATGCCACCAGTGTCAGCTATGCTGCCCTACTGATGGCCATGGTGGCATGGCGGGGCTGGGCTGCGTGGGGCAGGTGGCGCGCACGGACCTGA
- the msrP gene encoding protein-methionine-sulfoxide reductase catalytic subunit MsrP has translation MAHTPYPRPSPDEITPRSVWLSRRTLLAGVTMGVASRLVPRARAETLHARPGPFQAAEKPTPLSDVTHYNNFYEFGLDKGDPAALSASFAARPWTLSVEGLVARPRVWDIDQLIAAMPIEERLYRMRCVEAWSMVIPWDGFPLSSLLAQAEPLGSARYVAFESVVRPAQMPGQRGGLDSLGWPYVEGLRLDEAMHPLTLLAVGLYGETLPNQNGAPVRLVVPWKYGFKGIKSITRIRLVEKQPPTTWNQMNADEYGFFANVNPEVDHPRWSQASERVIGAGGFLGGGRKKTLMFNGYGEQVAGLYGTMDLRRNY, from the coding sequence ATGGCACACACGCCTTACCCCCGGCCTTCACCAGATGAAATCACGCCGCGTTCGGTATGGCTGTCACGGCGTACACTGCTGGCCGGGGTGACAATGGGGGTAGCCAGCCGCCTTGTGCCGCGTGCACGGGCGGAAACATTGCATGCACGTCCCGGTCCCTTTCAGGCAGCAGAAAAGCCGACGCCCCTGTCTGATGTCACCCATTACAATAATTTCTATGAATTCGGCCTGGACAAGGGGGACCCTGCCGCCCTTTCGGCCAGTTTCGCCGCGCGGCCGTGGACTCTCTCGGTCGAGGGGCTGGTGGCCCGTCCGCGTGTATGGGACATCGACCAGCTTATTGCCGCGATGCCGATTGAAGAACGCCTGTATCGCATGCGCTGTGTGGAGGCATGGTCCATGGTCATTCCATGGGATGGTTTTCCGCTTTCCAGCCTGCTTGCCCAGGCGGAACCGCTGGGCAGCGCGCGTTATGTCGCCTTTGAATCCGTTGTGCGGCCCGCGCAGATGCCCGGCCAGCGTGGTGGGCTTGATTCGCTGGGATGGCCTTATGTTGAAGGACTGCGACTGGATGAGGCCATGCACCCGCTGACGCTGCTGGCGGTGGGCCTGTACGGGGAAACCCTACCCAACCAGAATGGCGCACCGGTGCGGCTGGTGGTGCCGTGGAAATACGGGTTCAAGGGCATCAAGTCGATCACCCGCATCCGGCTGGTGGAAAAACAGCCGCCTACGACGTGGAACCAGATGAATGCTGATGAATACGGGTTCTTCGCCAACGTCAATCCCGAAGTTGATCACCCGCGCTGGAGTCAGGCATCGGAGCGGGTGATCGGAGCGGGGGGATTTTTGGGGGGTGGGCGGAAGAAAACCCTCATGTTCAATGGTTATGGCGAGCAGGTGGCGGGGCTGTATGGCACCATGGACCTGCGGCGGAATTACTGA
- a CDS encoding helix-turn-helix domain-containing protein, with the protein MSHGSRFLFSAPPLATLAGTGTGLEASWQRCQHEYALNPATPMLPSVLSGAELRQCAQHAGRIMHFAAPELDLLHAALEPVGYTAMLADTEGVVLDHRTALPLRRGCRRWHFWPGAVWHERHTGTNGIGTCLAEQRSVSVHRNQHWRSGLHGLAGVATPVYDPSGRMAACLNASSFHPTPEGTLGALIASALLQAARQIERTCFMDRYRGHAIMLLGAALGSSVPMVALDRERHVVGATFAARMQMGIAPAQDVNLCLLDDTTAPRPTTPLRDAQTAAIQAALASARGKVAVAARMLGISRSTLHRRIRNLGGIPAARA; encoded by the coding sequence ATGTCGCATGGCTCCCGTTTCCTGTTTTCCGCTCCCCCCCTTGCCACCCTTGCCGGGACTGGTACGGGACTTGAAGCTTCATGGCAGCGCTGCCAGCACGAATACGCGCTGAACCCGGCCACTCCGATGCTACCCAGCGTTCTGTCGGGTGCCGAACTGCGGCAGTGTGCCCAGCATGCTGGGCGCATCATGCATTTTGCCGCCCCCGAACTGGACCTGCTGCATGCGGCGCTGGAACCGGTGGGCTATACGGCCATGCTGGCCGATACCGAAGGCGTGGTACTGGATCACCGCACGGCGCTCCCGCTGCGGCGCGGGTGCCGCCGCTGGCATTTCTGGCCCGGCGCCGTGTGGCATGAACGCCATACCGGCACCAACGGTATTGGCACCTGTCTGGCCGAACAGCGCAGCGTGAGCGTGCACCGCAACCAGCACTGGCGCAGCGGGCTGCATGGGCTGGCGGGCGTGGCCACCCCGGTCTATGACCCTTCAGGCCGCATGGCCGCATGCCTGAACGCCAGTTCGTTCCACCCCACGCCAGAAGGTACCCTGGGTGCACTGATCGCCTCCGCCCTGTTGCAGGCGGCGCGCCAGATCGAACGGACCTGCTTCATGGACCGCTACCGCGGCCATGCGATCATGCTGCTGGGGGCGGCACTGGGATCATCAGTGCCCATGGTAGCTCTGGACCGCGAGCGCCATGTCGTGGGCGCCACCTTTGCCGCGCGCATGCAGATGGGCATTGCCCCCGCACAGGATGTCAACCTGTGCCTGCTGGATGATACGACAGCCCCCCGCCCCACCACCCCGTTGCGTGATGCACAGACCGCAGCCATCCAGGCCGCACTGGCCAGCGCACGCGGCAAGGTGGCGGTGGCCGCGCGCATGCTGGGCATCAGTCGCTCGACCCTGCACCGTCGGATACGCAACCTGGGTGGCATACCGGCCGCACGTGCCTGA
- a CDS encoding alpha-ketoacid dehydrogenase subunit beta yields MSKKSFRQAINEALRQEMRRDPTVILMGEDVAGGRGGSAGVTDAWGGVLGVTKGLYEEFGATRVLDTPITEASYIGAAAGAAVTGLRPVAELMFVDFVGCCLDQIMNQAAKFRYMFGGKARTPLVIRAMYGAGFNAAAQHSQALYPLFTHIPGLKVVIPSSPYEAKGLLISAIRDDDPVIFLENKVMYDEEEDVPDEAYTIPFGEANLTREGDDVTIVAFGRMVGMANQAADRLEKKGISCTVIDPRTTSPLDRDTILECVADTGRLVIVDESSPRCNMATDIAALVAEEAFDTLRAPIRRVVPPHTPVPFATVLESLYMPNVEKIEAAVTATMNHRVAEKV; encoded by the coding sequence ATGAGCAAGAAAAGCTTTCGGCAGGCGATCAATGAAGCCCTACGGCAGGAAATGCGCCGCGACCCCACTGTCATCCTGATGGGCGAGGACGTGGCCGGTGGCCGTGGTGGCTCTGCGGGTGTAACGGACGCCTGGGGCGGTGTGCTGGGTGTAACCAAGGGGTTGTATGAGGAGTTTGGCGCAACCCGCGTGCTCGACACTCCCATTACTGAAGCCTCGTATATCGGTGCCGCGGCAGGTGCCGCAGTCACCGGCCTGCGCCCGGTGGCAGAACTGATGTTTGTGGATTTTGTCGGCTGTTGCCTTGACCAGATCATGAATCAGGCCGCTAAGTTCCGCTACATGTTTGGCGGCAAGGCACGCACGCCGCTGGTCATCCGCGCCATGTATGGCGCGGGCTTCAATGCTGCTGCCCAGCACAGTCAGGCGCTGTACCCGCTGTTTACCCACATACCAGGGCTGAAGGTCGTCATCCCGTCCTCCCCCTACGAGGCAAAGGGCCTGCTGATTTCGGCCATACGCGATGATGACCCGGTCATCTTCCTTGAAAATAAAGTGATGTATGATGAGGAGGAGGACGTGCCCGACGAGGCCTATACCATTCCCTTTGGCGAAGCCAACCTGACACGGGAGGGCGATGACGTGACCATTGTCGCCTTCGGCCGCATGGTGGGCATGGCCAACCAGGCCGCCGACCGGCTGGAAAAGAAGGGCATCAGCTGCACGGTCATTGACCCGCGCACCACATCGCCCCTTGACCGCGACACCATTTTGGAATGCGTGGCCGATACCGGGCGGCTGGTGATTGTTGATGAATCCAGCCCGCGCTGCAACATGGCGACCGACATCGCGGCCCTGGTGGCGGAAGAAGCATTCGATACCCTGCGCGCGCCCATCCGCCGCGTGGTGCCACCGCACACACCGGTTCCCTTCGCCACGGTGCTCGAAAGCCTTTACATGCCCAATGTGGAGAAGATCGAGGCTGCCGTCACCGCCACCATGAACCATCGCGTAGCGGAGAAAGTCTGA
- a CDS encoding acetoin dehydrogenase dihydrolipoyllysine-residue acetyltransferase subunit, producing the protein MAQNITPITMPKFGLAMTEGKIAGWLVEPGATITAGEELVDIETSKITNTFESPLAGTFRRQVAANGEMLPVGALIGVVADTAVTDADIDAFVTRFQAEFAENAGTAEGAETTDEPVMVTVGEHTLRVHERGEGDEAPLVLIHGFGGDLKNWMFNHAALAHGRRVIAFDLPGHGGSSKDVGPGTLEFFAGVTIQLLDHLDLSRVHVMGHSLGGGIALTLARMAPQRVASLVLVAPAGMGRQINMDFINGFIEADRVRALQDVLKYLVHDKSLIGRRMADDVLRYKRLDGAEAALRTIAAACFPAGQQADDLRPDIETADMPVTLIWGQVDEILPATQAEGLPAAITRHMMADTGHMPQLEAATAVNTIVEEFIKAKVATS; encoded by the coding sequence ATGGCACAGAACATCACCCCCATCACTATGCCCAAATTCGGTCTTGCCATGACCGAAGGCAAGATTGCCGGCTGGCTGGTCGAACCCGGCGCCACCATTACGGCGGGCGAGGAACTGGTTGATATCGAGACCAGCAAGATCACCAACACGTTTGAAAGTCCGCTGGCGGGTACATTCCGCCGGCAGGTTGCGGCCAATGGCGAAATGCTGCCCGTTGGCGCGCTGATTGGTGTTGTGGCCGATACGGCCGTGACGGATGCGGATATCGATGCGTTCGTAACCCGCTTTCAGGCGGAGTTTGCCGAAAATGCGGGAACGGCGGAAGGCGCGGAGACTACCGATGAGCCGGTTATGGTCACGGTAGGCGAGCATACCCTGCGCGTGCATGAACGGGGCGAGGGGGATGAGGCCCCGCTTGTGCTCATCCACGGTTTTGGCGGCGACCTGAAGAACTGGATGTTCAACCATGCGGCTCTGGCGCATGGGCGGCGTGTCATTGCCTTCGACCTGCCGGGACATGGTGGCTCATCGAAGGATGTGGGACCGGGCACGCTGGAGTTCTTTGCAGGTGTAACCATTCAGTTACTCGATCATCTCGACCTGTCGCGCGTGCATGTCATGGGTCATTCACTGGGTGGTGGCATTGCGCTCACGCTTGCGCGCATGGCCCCGCAGCGTGTGGCCTCGCTCGTGCTGGTTGCCCCCGCAGGCATGGGGCGGCAGATCAACATGGATTTCATCAACGGCTTCATCGAAGCCGACCGGGTGCGTGCCCTGCAGGATGTGCTGAAATACCTAGTGCATGACAAATCCCTGATCGGTCGGCGCATGGCCGATGACGTGCTGCGTTACAAGCGGCTGGACGGGGCGGAGGCGGCGCTGCGTACGATCGCGGCCGCCTGTTTCCCCGCAGGCCAGCAGGCTGATGACCTGCGCCCCGATATCGAGACCGCTGACATGCCTGTTACCCTGATCTGGGGGCAGGTGGATGAAATCCTGCCTGCCACACAGGCTGAGGGCCTGCCCGCCGCTATTACCCGTCACATGATGGCCGATACGGGGCACATGCCCCAGCTTGAGGCCGCCACGGCGGTCAACACGATTGTGGAAGAGTTCATCAAAGCAAAAGTCGCCACGTCGTAA
- the xylB gene encoding xylulokinase, whose amino-acid sequence MFVGIDLGTSGLKAVLVDEAQRVVASYTHPLHVSSPHPGWNEQPPEDWWIALLAAMDALVAAHPREMSAVRGIGLSGQQHGAVLLGKGGSVLRPCILWNDVRAVAQCREFERRFPEFRQVCGNIAMPGFTAPKLIWVAEHEPDVFRAIRHVLLPKAWLRYRMTGEMIEDMSDASGSLWLDVGHRCWSDGALAACGLERNAMPALVEGTAPAGALDADLARRWGMKVRPVLAGGAGDNAAGAVGLGAVTPGSSFLSLGTSGVLWITTERFRPHPQGGIHAFCHAVPDMWHQMGVTLSAASSLAWWARTTGMNEAALLAELPTEITRPSPVIFLPYLSGERTPHNDGRIRGVFAGLSHGTTRADMTQAVLEGVAFSFRDVVDVLAAAGSVVHEADVIGGGSNSRAWVSILANVTGLSLHRLAHGAQGGAFGAARLARLAVTGETVGSVCLPQAREETLVPDPQVSPAYAAPLARYRALYPAVRSAMETPSA is encoded by the coding sequence ATGTTTGTCGGGATTGATCTGGGTACTTCCGGCCTCAAGGCCGTATTGGTTGATGAAGCGCAGCGTGTCGTCGCCAGCTACACGCACCCCCTGCATGTCAGTTCCCCCCATCCGGGATGGAACGAACAGCCGCCCGAGGACTGGTGGATTGCCCTGCTCGCCGCCATGGATGCGCTTGTGGCGGCACATCCGCGTGAGATGTCGGCGGTCAGGGGCATCGGCCTTTCCGGCCAGCAGCATGGTGCTGTGCTGCTGGGTAAGGGCGGGAGCGTGCTGCGTCCATGCATTTTATGGAACGATGTGCGCGCCGTGGCACAATGCCGGGAATTCGAACGCCGTTTTCCAGAATTCCGGCAGGTATGCGGCAACATCGCCATGCCCGGTTTTACCGCGCCCAAGCTGATATGGGTGGCTGAGCATGAACCGGATGTGTTCCGTGCCATCCGCCATGTCCTGCTGCCCAAGGCATGGTTGCGTTACCGCATGACGGGCGAGATGATCGAGGATATGTCGGACGCATCGGGTTCGCTATGGCTGGATGTGGGCCATCGCTGCTGGTCAGACGGGGCGCTGGCAGCCTGTGGGCTTGAGCGCAACGCCATGCCGGCACTGGTGGAGGGTACGGCACCGGCAGGCGCGCTGGATGCCGATCTTGCGCGCCGTTGGGGCATGAAGGTCCGCCCCGTACTGGCGGGTGGTGCCGGGGACAATGCGGCGGGTGCCGTGGGACTGGGGGCGGTCACGCCGGGTTCGTCCTTCCTTTCTCTTGGTACATCGGGCGTGCTGTGGATCACGACGGAGCGCTTCCGGCCGCACCCGCAGGGGGGGATTCACGCTTTCTGCCATGCGGTGCCCGATATGTGGCACCAGATGGGGGTTACGCTGTCGGCTGCGTCTTCACTGGCGTGGTGGGCACGCACGACCGGCATGAACGAGGCGGCTTTGCTGGCGGAACTACCTACTGAAATTACCCGGCCTTCCCCCGTGATCTTCCTGCCTTACCTGTCGGGGGAGCGCACGCCGCATAATGACGGACGTATCCGGGGCGTCTTTGCTGGCCTGTCGCATGGTACCACGCGCGCGGACATGACGCAGGCGGTGCTGGAAGGGGTGGCGTTCTCTTTCCGTGATGTGGTGGATGTGCTGGCGGCGGCGGGATCTGTGGTACACGAAGCGGATGTGATCGGTGGTGGCTCGAACAGCCGCGCATGGGTGTCCATCCTGGCCAACGTGACCGGCCTGTCGCTGCACCGTCTGGCGCATGGGGCGCAGGGAGGCGCGTTTGGCGCGGCGCGCCTGGCCCGCCTTGCGGTAACGGGGGAGACGGTGGGCAGCGTATGCCTGCCACAGGCGCGTGAGGAAACGCTGGTGCCGGACCCGCAGGTCAGTCCCGCATATGCGGCCCCGTTGGCACGCTATCGCGCACTTTATCCCGCCGTGCGTAGTGCAATGGAAACGCCGTCTGCCTGA